From the genome of Geoglobus ahangari, one region includes:
- the moaC gene encoding cyclic pyranopterin monophosphate synthase MoaC, giving the protein MFTHIDDSGRARVVDVSGKDDVVRIARAEGVIYLKESTVDAIRENRVAKGNVLNTATVAGILAAKKTSELIPMCHPLQISSVSVDFELLENGVRAACEVKYVGKTGVEMEALVGVTTALLTVWDMVKSLEKDEGGQYPVTRISDVRVVEKVKREK; this is encoded by the coding sequence ATGTTCACTCACATCGATGACAGCGGCAGGGCCAGAGTGGTTGACGTCTCCGGAAAGGATGACGTGGTGAGGATCGCGAGGGCGGAGGGAGTGATTTACCTGAAGGAGAGCACTGTTGATGCCATCAGGGAGAACAGGGTGGCCAAGGGAAACGTCCTGAACACCGCAACCGTTGCAGGCATTCTGGCGGCGAAGAAGACGTCCGAGCTAATTCCGATGTGCCACCCGCTCCAGATCTCAAGCGTGTCGGTGGACTTCGAGCTCCTTGAGAACGGGGTCAGGGCTGCGTGCGAGGTGAAGTACGTCGGCAAGACGGGGGTGGAGATGGAGGCCCTCGTGGGAGTAACGACCGCCTTGCTGACGGTCTGGGACATGGTCAAGTCCCTTGAGAAGGATGAGGGTGGACAGTATCCAGTTACGAGAATTTCGGATGTCAGAGTGGTTGAGAAGGTGAAAAGGGAAAAATGA
- a CDS encoding radical SAM protein — MIAILDGYVDEPSCLGVPPYISPYPRYIAGMLEDLRIPWFYVTADEYRKNPAILEKAKKIIVIAGIAVPGKYLGGRPLGLAELPGIAPDKEKILVGPITLELEKELDGYEVLRFPFEHELYEVLGGRGEDRSRNFVNRFAVLGAKVVRQHPDFPHVICEIETYKGCYWGRCSFCIERIHMVSMRDPKAVIAEIKALYDQGVRHFRLGNQTDFFTYMADFDREFPRPNPEFMRNFHRAIWRECPKIKTLHLDNVNPKTIAEYPEESREIIKTIVTYQTPGNVAAMGIESADERVIRENSLLATPEEVMFTIKEINRYGRYAGHNGLPYFLPGVNFVFGLKGETKRTFEENYSFLMELLDRGLMVRRVNLRQVKVFPFTPMARVGDRNVRRHKRYFRLFKEKIRRDFDRRMLERIVPRGRLLRDLRVETREGRVSFSRQLATYPLLVGVYGEFERNEIVEARVVDYGRRSITAVPRVSINEVKMYQLLAIPGIGKATASEILAKRPFKSLKELEEVVGAEKARILSMYLEIG, encoded by the coding sequence ATGATAGCGATACTCGATGGATACGTTGACGAGCCATCCTGCCTCGGAGTGCCGCCGTACATTTCCCCCTACCCGAGGTACATAGCCGGAATGCTGGAGGATCTGAGGATCCCGTGGTTCTACGTGACCGCTGACGAGTACAGGAAGAACCCTGCAATTCTCGAGAAGGCTAAGAAGATAATAGTCATCGCCGGAATCGCAGTTCCGGGGAAGTATTTGGGCGGAAGGCCGCTTGGGCTGGCAGAACTGCCCGGAATAGCTCCTGATAAAGAGAAGATACTCGTTGGCCCAATAACCCTCGAGCTCGAGAAAGAGCTGGACGGTTACGAGGTTCTGAGGTTCCCATTCGAGCACGAGCTTTACGAGGTTCTTGGCGGAAGGGGTGAGGATAGATCGCGAAACTTCGTGAACAGGTTCGCGGTTCTGGGAGCCAAGGTCGTCAGGCAGCACCCCGACTTCCCACACGTCATCTGCGAGATCGAGACCTACAAGGGGTGCTACTGGGGAAGGTGCAGCTTCTGCATAGAAAGGATTCACATGGTTTCGATGAGAGATCCGAAAGCGGTGATAGCGGAGATAAAGGCCCTCTACGATCAGGGTGTGAGGCACTTCAGGCTCGGCAATCAGACCGACTTCTTCACCTACATGGCCGACTTCGACAGGGAGTTTCCGAGGCCAAATCCGGAGTTCATGAGGAACTTCCACAGGGCAATCTGGAGGGAGTGCCCGAAAATAAAGACCCTTCACCTCGACAACGTGAACCCAAAGACGATTGCTGAATATCCCGAGGAGAGCAGGGAGATTATAAAGACGATTGTGACCTACCAGACTCCCGGAAACGTTGCCGCCATGGGCATTGAGAGCGCTGACGAGAGGGTTATAAGGGAGAACAGCCTCCTTGCAACGCCTGAAGAGGTCATGTTCACGATAAAGGAGATAAACAGGTATGGGAGGTACGCGGGACACAACGGGCTGCCCTACTTCCTCCCCGGAGTGAACTTCGTTTTCGGGCTGAAGGGTGAGACGAAGAGGACGTTCGAGGAGAACTACAGCTTCCTGATGGAGCTACTGGACAGGGGGCTGATGGTGAGGAGGGTCAACCTGAGACAGGTGAAGGTATTCCCCTTCACGCCCATGGCGAGGGTCGGGGACAGGAACGTCAGGAGGCACAAGAGGTACTTCAGGCTGTTCAAGGAGAAGATCAGAAGGGACTTCGACAGGAGGATGCTCGAGAGGATAGTCCCGAGAGGGCGGCTTCTGAGAGACCTCAGAGTCGAGACCAGAGAGGGAAGGGTCAGCTTCTCGAGGCAGCTCGCCACATACCCTCTCCTCGTCGGGGTGTACGGGGAGTTCGAGAGGAACGAGATCGTGGAGGCGAGGGTTGTGGATTACGGAAGGCGGAGCATCACGGCCGTTCCGAGGGTAAGCATAAATGAGGTGAAGATGTACCAGCTGCTGGCGATTCCCGGGATTGGGAAGGCAACGGCATCTGAGATACTTGCAAAAAGGCCGTTCAAAAGCCTGAAGGAGCTCGAAGAGGTGGTGGGTGCTGAAAAGGCGAGGATTCTCTCAATGTACCTCGAGATCGGGTGA
- a CDS encoding FAD-binding oxidoreductase, whose protein sequence is MLSTSLVNALKEIFGEEDVLHGTRVLEVYSTDASPFYGKALAVVRPESEKEISKFLKLAEKHGIAVVPRGSGSGTAGGAVPENAVVVDMKKMDRIEVVPEDMIVFAQAGAIISDIKRELEKHDLFLPPEPGSVRIATIGGFVANNGSGKRGLKYGTIRNYVVGMNVVLPDGKVVRIPGKTHRVPGMSCQVFVGSEGTLGIIAGVYLRVLPAPRSRKTYLIEFDDAGEMVTHLTEILRHLPDSVEYIDERCASLLDFSEAHYLAVEVFGENRVLEDHLADLNCEMLEGDEERRFWERRETLGAEIARKGTRIYAGEDFAVPFSRIGEFISSVREVEREFDAEVYIYGHLDTSNLHPAIVSESPEESLRLAERLYKLAIKLGATVGEHGVAKRWEFLKGREIVRRLKYCLDPTGIMNPGKFGV, encoded by the coding sequence GTGCTCAGCACCAGCCTTGTGAATGCTCTGAAGGAGATATTCGGGGAGGAGGACGTTCTCCACGGCACGAGAGTCCTCGAGGTCTATTCTACCGACGCGAGCCCCTTTTACGGTAAGGCTCTCGCCGTGGTCAGACCGGAAAGCGAGAAGGAGATCTCAAAATTTCTGAAGCTCGCAGAAAAGCACGGGATAGCGGTCGTCCCGCGCGGATCTGGAAGCGGGACTGCCGGAGGTGCGGTGCCGGAGAATGCAGTGGTAGTTGACATGAAGAAGATGGACAGGATAGAGGTGGTTCCGGAGGACATGATCGTTTTTGCTCAGGCGGGTGCGATAATAAGCGACATCAAGAGGGAGCTTGAAAAGCACGACCTGTTTCTCCCTCCAGAGCCAGGAAGTGTCAGAATTGCGACGATTGGCGGGTTTGTCGCCAACAACGGAAGCGGAAAGAGGGGGCTGAAGTACGGGACGATAAGGAACTACGTGGTCGGGATGAACGTCGTTCTTCCGGACGGGAAGGTCGTAAGAATTCCGGGGAAGACGCACAGGGTTCCGGGGATGTCCTGTCAGGTTTTCGTTGGAAGCGAGGGCACCCTCGGAATCATAGCCGGGGTGTACCTGAGGGTTCTGCCAGCTCCCCGCTCCAGAAAAACATACCTGATAGAGTTCGATGACGCGGGAGAGATGGTCACCCATCTGACCGAAATTCTCAGGCACCTCCCGGACTCGGTGGAGTACATAGACGAGAGGTGTGCGTCACTTCTTGATTTCAGCGAAGCCCACTACCTCGCCGTAGAGGTATTCGGAGAGAACAGAGTCCTTGAGGATCACCTCGCCGACCTTAACTGCGAAATGCTTGAAGGTGATGAAGAGAGGAGGTTCTGGGAGAGAAGAGAGACACTCGGAGCTGAGATAGCCAGAAAGGGGACGAGGATATACGCCGGAGAGGACTTTGCAGTCCCGTTCTCAAGGATAGGTGAGTTCATATCGTCTGTTAGAGAGGTGGAGAGGGAGTTTGATGCGGAGGTTTACATTTACGGTCACCTCGACACGTCCAACCTCCATCCAGCCATAGTTTCCGAGAGCCCTGAGGAGAGCCTGAGGCTGGCTGAAAGGCTCTACAAGCTCGCGATAAAGCTGGGAGCAACAGTCGGGGAGCACGGAGTGGCCAAGAGGTGGGAGTTCCTGAAGGGTAGAGAGATAGTCAGGAGGCTGAAATATTGTCTGGATCCAACAGGAATTATGAACCCCGGGAAGTTTGGAGTCTGA
- a CDS encoding H/ACA ribonucleoprotein complex subunit GAR1, which produces MLRQIGKVLHQSKTGNIIVIADPKNLPKTGSDVFTRKMEKIGFVYDIIGPVTSPYVVVRPYSRKFVDEDTLFVVVDDGRGGKGKGKGSRKKGSRKGSRKKGNRKGRNN; this is translated from the coding sequence GTGCTCAGACAGATAGGGAAGGTTCTGCACCAGTCCAAGACGGGCAACATCATTGTTATCGCAGACCCCAAGAACCTCCCGAAAACCGGTTCGGACGTTTTCACCAGAAAGATGGAGAAGATCGGGTTCGTTTATGATATCATCGGCCCGGTCACGAGCCCGTACGTTGTTGTGAGACCTTACTCGAGAAAATTCGTTGATGAGGATACTCTGTTTGTGGTGGTGGACGATGGTAGAGGTGGAAAAGGTAAGGGAAAGGGAAGTAGAAAGAAGGGAAGTAGAAAAGGAAGTAGAAAGAAAGGAAATAGAAAGGGAAGAAACAATTGA
- the rpl7ae gene encoding 50S ribosomal protein L7Ae, whose product MVYVRFDVPEELQNEALVLLQKARETGKVKKGTNETTKSVERGLAKLVYIAMDVDPPEVVAHLPLLCEEKNIPYIYVKSKEELGKAAGIQVACAAAAILSEGEAKKELEDVVSKVSGLKK is encoded by the coding sequence ATGGTGTATGTCAGGTTTGACGTTCCTGAGGAGTTGCAGAACGAAGCTCTCGTGCTGCTGCAGAAGGCGAGGGAGACCGGGAAGGTGAAGAAAGGCACCAATGAGACGACGAAGTCCGTGGAGAGGGGTCTGGCAAAGCTCGTGTACATAGCCATGGACGTAGACCCTCCAGAGGTAGTGGCGCATCTGCCGCTTCTCTGTGAGGAGAAGAACATTCCGTACATATACGTGAAGAGCAAGGAAGAGCTCGGAAAGGCTGCCGGGATACAGGTTGCCTGTGCTGCCGCAGCGATTCTCAGTGAGGGTGAAGCGAAGAAGGAGCTTGAGGATGTCGTGTCCAAGGTAAGCGGCCTCAAAAAGTAA
- the ilvC gene encoding ketol-acid reductoisomerase encodes MAKIYYDGDADLNLLKGKQVAVIGYGSQGHAHALNLRDSGIDVVVGLYEGSRSWKRAEEDGLKVTTVEKAVSEADVVMMLIPDTVQPSVYRKYVHEGLEEGNMLMFAHGFNIHYGQIIPPSYVDVTMVAPKSPGHIVRRMYQEGKGVPALVAVHQDYSGKALDLALAYAKGIGCTRAGVIETTFREETETDLFGEQVDLCGGVAELIKATFETLVEAGYQPEVAYFEALHELKLIVDLIYEGGIYAMWYSVSDTAKYGGMTRGRRVINESVREEMRKILKEIQTGEFAREWILENMAGRPSYSKLLEMEKNHPIEEVGKRLRKMMPWLKGIDLE; translated from the coding sequence ATGGCGAAGATCTATTACGACGGAGATGCGGATCTGAACCTTCTGAAGGGCAAGCAGGTTGCGGTTATTGGTTACGGAAGCCAGGGACACGCCCACGCCCTGAACCTCAGGGACAGCGGGATTGATGTGGTTGTCGGCCTTTACGAGGGGAGCAGGAGCTGGAAGAGGGCTGAGGAGGACGGTCTAAAGGTCACGACGGTCGAGAAAGCCGTCAGCGAGGCTGACGTGGTCATGATGCTCATTCCGGATACAGTTCAGCCATCAGTCTATAGGAAGTACGTCCATGAGGGGCTTGAGGAGGGCAACATGCTCATGTTCGCCCACGGATTCAACATCCACTACGGTCAGATCATTCCTCCAAGCTATGTGGACGTGACGATGGTCGCGCCCAAGAGCCCGGGACACATCGTCAGGAGAATGTATCAGGAGGGCAAGGGTGTTCCGGCCTTAGTGGCAGTCCATCAGGACTATTCTGGGAAAGCTCTTGACCTCGCTCTGGCCTACGCAAAGGGCATCGGCTGCACGAGGGCTGGAGTGATAGAGACCACGTTCAGGGAGGAGACTGAGACTGATCTGTTCGGTGAGCAGGTCGACCTCTGCGGAGGTGTGGCCGAGCTCATCAAGGCCACGTTCGAGACTCTTGTGGAAGCAGGTTACCAGCCCGAGGTTGCGTACTTCGAAGCTCTTCATGAGCTGAAGCTCATCGTTGACCTGATATATGAGGGCGGGATCTACGCGATGTGGTATTCCGTGAGCGACACCGCGAAGTACGGAGGAATGACGAGGGGCAGGAGGGTGATAAACGAGTCGGTCAGGGAGGAGATGAGGAAGATCTTGAAGGAGATACAGACCGGTGAATTTGCGAGGGAGTGGATTCTGGAGAACATGGCCGGAAGACCAAGCTACTCGAAGCTCCTCGAGATGGAGAAGAACCATCCAATAGAGGAGGTTGGAAAGAGGCTCAGGAAGATGATGCCGTGGTTGAAGGGGATAGATCTGGAGTGA
- a CDS encoding transcription initiation factor IIB: MVEVEKVREREVERREVEKEVERKEIEREETIEVCPECGSPRLIRDYRRGEFICQDCGLVIEETYIDSGPEWRAFDSEQKEKRARVGAPITYTIHDKGLSTIIDWGNKDYYGKAISVRNRAQLFRLRKWQRRIRISNATERNLAFALSELDRLASALGLPKSVREIASVIYRKSVEKNLVRGRSIEGVVAAALYAACRQAGVPRTLDEIAAYSRVDRKEVGRTYRFIARELGLKLMPTSPADYIPRFCTALGLSGEVQKKAIEIIKKAEEKELTSGRGPTGVAAAAIYIASILSGERRTQREVAEVAGVTEVTIRNRYKELAEKLGIEIIL, from the coding sequence ATGGTAGAGGTGGAAAAGGTAAGGGAAAGGGAAGTAGAAAGAAGGGAAGTAGAAAAGGAAGTAGAAAGAAAGGAAATAGAAAGGGAAGAAACAATTGAAGTTTGCCCCGAGTGCGGCAGCCCGAGGCTCATTAGGGACTACAGGAGGGGCGAGTTCATCTGTCAGGATTGCGGTCTTGTTATTGAGGAGACGTACATAGACAGCGGCCCCGAGTGGAGGGCCTTCGACAGCGAGCAGAAGGAGAAGAGGGCGAGAGTTGGAGCCCCTATAACCTACACGATCCACGACAAGGGACTCTCGACGATAATCGACTGGGGAAACAAGGACTACTACGGAAAGGCGATATCCGTCAGGAACAGGGCCCAGCTGTTCAGGCTGAGGAAGTGGCAGAGGAGGATAAGGATAAGCAACGCTACCGAGAGGAACCTGGCCTTCGCGCTCTCTGAGCTTGACAGGCTTGCCTCGGCCCTCGGTCTCCCGAAGAGTGTGAGGGAGATAGCCTCGGTAATTTACAGGAAGTCGGTCGAGAAGAACCTCGTCAGGGGTAGGAGCATAGAGGGCGTCGTTGCAGCTGCGCTTTACGCCGCATGCAGGCAGGCTGGGGTGCCGAGAACGCTCGACGAGATTGCAGCCTACTCGAGGGTGGACAGGAAGGAGGTCGGAAGGACGTACAGGTTCATAGCGAGGGAACTCGGGCTCAAGCTGATGCCCACGAGCCCCGCAGACTACATCCCGAGGTTCTGCACCGCCCTTGGCCTCAGCGGAGAGGTGCAGAAGAAGGCCATTGAGATCATAAAGAAGGCCGAGGAGAAGGAGCTCACGAGCGGAAGGGGGCCAACAGGCGTTGCTGCTGCCGCGATCTACATAGCGTCAATCCTCAGCGGAGAGAGGAGGACACAGAGAGAGGTCGCCGAGGTGGCGGGAGTTACAGAAGTTACGATCAGAAACAGGTACAAGGAGCTCGCCGAGAAGCTCGGAATCGAGATAATACTCTGA
- a CDS encoding nucleotidyltransferase family protein: MKAVIMAGGYATRLWPITKTKAKPLLPLGKKRIIDYIYEKVKPFGFDIIVSTNLRFKEDFERWAEDKDVELVIENTTKEEEKLGAVRALYEVTKEIEDDILVLAGDNIFSFGLEEFVERYRSLKKPLIALYDVGDVELARRYGVAILDGERIVSFEEKPEKPKSTLAGIGIYALDRRTKDMLGEYVRGERKDNLGDFISWLISREEVYGFVFENGNWYDVGNPDSYLEAFKMYLTNHVSEDVEIDKTSKIIPPVVIEEGVVIRKRSIIGPYAYIGRGCEIETSDVSDSVIFDDVVLRKAKVWRSIIDEKCEIRNLELSSSIIGGHAKIQRGE; this comes from the coding sequence ATGAAAGCAGTGATAATGGCAGGTGGCTATGCAACGAGACTCTGGCCAATCACGAAGACGAAGGCGAAACCCCTTCTGCCGCTTGGGAAGAAGAGAATCATAGACTACATCTACGAGAAGGTTAAGCCATTTGGGTTCGACATCATCGTTTCCACAAACCTCAGGTTCAAGGAGGACTTCGAGAGGTGGGCGGAGGACAAGGATGTCGAGCTTGTGATCGAAAACACGACAAAGGAGGAGGAGAAGCTCGGAGCCGTCAGAGCACTGTATGAAGTCACTAAGGAGATAGAGGATGACATCCTTGTTCTCGCTGGTGACAACATATTCTCGTTCGGGCTTGAGGAGTTTGTGGAGAGATACAGGAGCCTGAAAAAGCCGCTGATCGCTTTGTATGACGTTGGGGATGTTGAGCTTGCCAGAAGGTACGGTGTCGCGATCCTCGATGGGGAAAGAATAGTGTCCTTCGAGGAGAAGCCAGAAAAGCCGAAGAGCACGCTTGCGGGAATAGGCATCTACGCCCTCGACAGGAGAACCAAGGACATGCTCGGGGAGTACGTGAGGGGTGAGAGGAAGGACAACCTCGGAGACTTCATATCGTGGCTCATAAGCAGGGAGGAGGTTTACGGGTTCGTCTTCGAGAACGGAAACTGGTATGACGTGGGCAATCCCGACAGCTACCTCGAGGCGTTCAAGATGTACCTCACAAACCACGTTAGCGAGGATGTTGAGATAGACAAAACGTCCAAGATCATCCCTCCTGTTGTCATAGAGGAGGGTGTGGTCATCAGGAAGAGGAGCATCATAGGGCCCTACGCCTACATAGGCAGGGGATGCGAGATAGAGACGAGTGACGTGAGCGACTCGGTTATATTTGACGACGTCGTTTTGAGGAAGGCAAAGGTTTGGAGGAGCATAATCGACGAGAAGTGCGAGATCAGGAATTTAGAGCTCAGCAGCTCGATTATTGGTGGGCACGCGAAGATTCAGAGGGGAGAATGA
- a CDS encoding radical SAM protein produces MIALSKMVGGEVTVSERLTYKSREKIPVRLVEASKRPVPVTVWNTTARCNLRCVHCYAEAGSAKKGELTHEEAVAFIDDLADMKVPVLLLSGGEPLMREDIFELISYAKSKGLHVSLSTNGTLISEEVAEKLAKAGVDYVGVSLDGMPETNDRFRGLKGAFERAFEGLVNAKEAGILTGIRFTVTKYNLKDVPEVVNLLVENEIPRFCLYHLVPSGRADFSIDIAFAERRELMEWLFEKALELRDAREVTEILTVDNPADGVFFYLKLRELDESLAEDALQFLRYRGGDSSGYRIADVDMFGNVHPNQFWFDYTVGNIRERKFSEIWLNPTDELLIKLREKEKHIRGYRCGRCRFKSVCGGFRLRAMRNGDLWGDDPSCYLYEDEIGIA; encoded by the coding sequence ATGATTGCTCTCAGCAAGATGGTTGGAGGAGAGGTTACGGTTTCGGAGAGGCTCACGTACAAGAGCAGGGAGAAGATCCCTGTAAGGCTCGTCGAGGCGAGCAAGAGGCCAGTTCCGGTTACGGTCTGGAACACCACGGCGAGGTGCAACCTGAGATGCGTTCACTGCTACGCAGAAGCTGGGAGTGCAAAAAAGGGTGAGCTGACACACGAGGAGGCTGTGGCCTTCATAGACGACCTTGCGGACATGAAGGTCCCTGTTCTGCTGCTGAGCGGTGGAGAGCCGCTGATGAGGGAGGACATATTCGAGCTGATCAGTTACGCGAAATCTAAGGGTCTGCACGTCTCGCTGTCAACAAACGGCACCCTGATAAGCGAGGAGGTGGCTGAGAAGCTTGCCAAGGCTGGCGTGGACTACGTTGGTGTGAGCCTCGACGGAATGCCCGAGACGAACGACAGGTTCAGGGGTCTCAAGGGAGCCTTCGAGAGGGCTTTCGAGGGGCTCGTTAACGCCAAGGAGGCTGGAATCCTCACAGGGATAAGGTTCACCGTGACAAAGTACAACCTGAAGGATGTTCCCGAAGTCGTGAATCTGCTGGTAGAGAACGAGATTCCGAGGTTCTGCCTGTACCACCTCGTTCCTTCAGGAAGGGCGGACTTCAGCATAGACATCGCCTTCGCCGAGAGGAGGGAGCTCATGGAGTGGCTATTTGAGAAGGCCTTGGAGCTCAGGGATGCAAGAGAGGTGACCGAGATCCTCACAGTGGACAACCCGGCAGATGGCGTGTTTTTCTACCTGAAGCTCAGAGAGCTTGACGAGAGCCTTGCGGAGGATGCTCTGCAGTTCCTGAGGTACAGGGGTGGAGACAGCTCAGGATACAGGATTGCAGACGTGGACATGTTCGGTAACGTCCACCCGAACCAGTTCTGGTTCGATTACACTGTGGGAAACATAAGAGAGAGGAAGTTCAGCGAGATCTGGCTTAACCCGACGGACGAGCTCCTGATAAAGCTGAGGGAGAAAGAGAAGCACATAAGGGGGTACAGGTGCGGCAGGTGCAGGTTCAAGAGCGTCTGCGGGGGTTTCAGGCTGAGAGCCATGAGAAACGGTGACCTGTGGGGAGATGACCCGAGCTGCTACCTGTACGAGGACGAGATAGGAATCGCTTAA
- a CDS encoding (Fe-S)-binding protein: MSGSNRNYEPREVWSLNCAKCGRCVVSCPTYLVTKWEHLSPRGRLLLAGYVENDEELVKSVFSCLTCGICEVVCPSSVRVTEIIEDVRRKFVEHSLLPERHALLLERMESSGNPYGVEIESYEAAEGVDVIYYPGCTSIAKEREIFESTVRLLDAMGVSYSIEFRYCCGSTALRIGGDDRYARKNFERLREVVKRTGASKIIVSCPGCYRTIGRDYRKFGDLGAEVQHMVQFLAEHIDRLRLKREDIRIAYHDSCHLGRHMGIFEEPRKVLRMAGELMEPENHGTSSFCCGGGGGAKLSYREITREVRDERLRQLRETGADVVVTSCPYCYRNLKNGDERLNIKDITIFLAERLER; encoded by the coding sequence TTGTCTGGATCCAACAGGAATTATGAACCCCGGGAAGTTTGGAGTCTGAACTGCGCCAAATGCGGCAGGTGCGTGGTCTCCTGCCCGACGTACCTCGTAACCAAGTGGGAGCATCTCAGCCCGAGGGGCAGGCTCCTCTTAGCTGGGTACGTTGAGAATGATGAAGAGCTTGTGAAGTCCGTGTTCTCCTGCCTCACATGCGGGATCTGCGAGGTCGTTTGTCCGTCAAGCGTCAGAGTGACGGAGATAATCGAGGATGTCAGAAGGAAGTTCGTCGAGCACTCCCTCCTCCCAGAGAGGCATGCACTTCTGCTCGAGAGAATGGAGAGCTCGGGGAACCCCTACGGGGTGGAGATCGAGAGCTACGAGGCTGCAGAGGGTGTGGACGTGATATACTACCCGGGATGCACGTCCATCGCCAAGGAGAGGGAGATCTTCGAGAGCACGGTCAGGTTGTTGGACGCGATGGGGGTGAGCTACTCCATAGAGTTCAGGTACTGCTGCGGCTCCACTGCGCTGAGAATCGGTGGAGATGACAGATATGCGAGAAAGAACTTTGAGAGGCTGAGAGAGGTCGTGAAGAGGACGGGTGCGAGCAAAATCATCGTGAGCTGTCCCGGATGCTACAGAACGATAGGGAGGGACTACAGAAAGTTCGGTGACCTCGGTGCGGAGGTTCAGCACATGGTGCAGTTTCTTGCAGAACACATCGACAGGCTCAGGCTAAAGAGGGAGGACATCAGAATCGCGTACCACGACTCCTGCCACCTCGGTAGGCACATGGGGATATTCGAGGAGCCCAGAAAGGTCCTGAGGATGGCGGGAGAGCTCATGGAGCCTGAGAACCACGGCACAAGCAGCTTCTGCTGCGGTGGAGGCGGTGGGGCCAAGCTCTCGTACAGGGAGATAACGAGGGAAGTGAGGGACGAGAGGCTCAGGCAGCTCAGAGAAACGGGAGCGGATGTTGTTGTCACCTCCTGCCCCTACTGCTACAGGAACCTGAAGAATGGAGACGAGAGGTTAAATATAAAAGACATCACAATCTTTCTGGCAGAGAGGTTGGAGAGATGA